The following are encoded together in the Thiohalorhabdus denitrificans genome:
- the rpsI gene encoding 30S ribosomal protein S9, with the protein MAQQQFYGTGRRKSSTARVFLRPGSGEIRVNGKSLADYLPRETAQMIVRQPLELTETGDQFDIKVNVDGGGPSGQAGAIRHGLARALLEYNPQLRPTLKRAGLLTRDAREVERKKIAHRKARRSPQFSKR; encoded by the coding sequence ATGGCACAGCAGCAATTCTACGGAACCGGACGCCGTAAGAGCTCCACCGCTCGGGTATTCTTGCGCCCCGGCAGCGGGGAAATCCGCGTGAACGGCAAGAGCCTGGCGGATTACCTGCCCCGCGAGACGGCCCAGATGATCGTCCGTCAGCCCCTCGAGCTGACCGAGACCGGCGACCAGTTCGACATCAAGGTGAACGTGGACGGCGGCGGCCCCAGCGGCCAGGCCGGGGCCATTCGCCACGGGCTGGCCCGGGCCCTGCTGGAGTACAACCCGCAGCTCCGTCCCACCCTCAAGCGCGCCGGCCTCCTTACCCGGGACGCCCGCGAGGTGGAACGGAAGAAGATCGCCCATCGCAAGGCCCGCCGGAGCCCGCAGTTCTC
- the rplM gene encoding 50S ribosomal protein L13, whose protein sequence is MKTYSAKPDEVQRNWYVVDASQYRLGRLATEVARRLRGKHKPEFTPHVDTGDYVVVINAQSVQVTGTKYTDKIYYHHTGFPGGIRETPFWKQNAEHPERIIEDAVRGMLPKNRLGRQMFRKLKVYAGSEHPHQAQQPVLLEL, encoded by the coding sequence ATGAAGACCTATTCGGCGAAACCGGACGAGGTGCAGCGTAACTGGTACGTGGTGGACGCCAGCCAGTACCGGCTGGGTCGTTTGGCCACCGAGGTGGCCAGGCGCCTGCGCGGCAAGCACAAGCCGGAGTTTACCCCCCACGTGGACACCGGCGACTACGTGGTGGTGATCAACGCGCAAAGCGTTCAGGTGACCGGCACCAAGTACACCGACAAGATCTACTACCACCACACCGGCTTCCCCGGCGGCATTCGGGAGACCCCGTTCTGGAAGCAGAACGCGGAGCACCCCGAGCGCATCATCGAGGATGCCGTGCGCGGCATGCTGCCCAAGAACCGGCTGGGGCGGCAGATGTTCAGGAAGCTCAAGGTCTACGCCGGGAGCGAGCATCCGCACCAGGCCCAGCAGCCCGTGCTGCTGGAACTCTGA
- a CDS encoding thioredoxin family protein — protein MKVTLLVSEWCNVCPNAERVWRQVNDEKDFELEVLDVAQPEGRKVIAEKLIKTVPATLVDGELKKVGVPGAEEARELVRCAPPREGGAEGREEAAATMTMRRGPRHMVRSAVVYLALGGLSLVGWGDLLGGGIGLFHLFTYGFIAFMIFGVAEHMLPRFTGHPVRTGWLQAAQLGLLHGGLWLFVAGRWFDVIPVAGSGAALMWVGIGAAAARLMPLVWRPSTAEVAAERSSRTEAA, from the coding sequence ATGAAGGTCACCCTTCTGGTCTCGGAATGGTGCAACGTCTGCCCCAACGCCGAGCGGGTCTGGCGCCAGGTCAACGACGAGAAGGACTTCGAGCTGGAGGTTCTGGACGTGGCCCAGCCCGAGGGCCGCAAGGTGATCGCCGAGAAGCTCATCAAGACGGTGCCTGCGACCCTGGTGGACGGCGAGCTGAAGAAGGTGGGGGTGCCCGGGGCCGAGGAGGCCCGGGAGCTGGTCCGCTGCGCCCCGCCCCGGGAAGGGGGCGCCGAGGGCCGCGAGGAGGCGGCCGCCACCATGACCATGCGCCGGGGCCCCCGGCACATGGTGCGGAGTGCGGTGGTCTACCTGGCCCTGGGGGGCCTTAGTCTGGTGGGGTGGGGGGATCTCCTGGGCGGCGGCATCGGCCTGTTCCACCTGTTCACCTACGGCTTCATCGCCTTCATGATCTTCGGCGTGGCCGAGCATATGCTGCCCCGCTTCACCGGCCACCCGGTCCGCACCGGCTGGCTGCAGGCCGCCCAGCTCGGCCTCCTGCACGGGGGCCTGTGGCTGTTCGTGGCCGGCCGGTGGTTCGACGTGATCCCGGTGGCCGGGTCCGGCGCCGCGCTCATGTGGGTGGGCATCGGGGCGGCCGCCGCCCGGCTCATGCCCCTGGTGTGGCGCCCCTCCACCGCCGAGGTGGCCGCGGAGCGGTCCTCCCGGACCGAGGCGGCTTGA
- a CDS encoding glycine cleavage system protein H has protein sequence MANYHGCDLPEDLYYDLDYVWVRPEEDGTFTLGITDPAQTMSGRVQYARFKKPGKHIKGGKPVGRLESSKWAGGIPSPFDGEIVEVNPLMEQDPGQVNIDPYGDAWLVRLRPDNPDTALANLVTGERAMDGMKQWVDRYDVYCMRCAVPGAEEEGGES, from the coding sequence ATGGCGAACTACCACGGCTGCGACCTGCCCGAAGACCTCTACTACGACCTGGACTACGTGTGGGTGCGCCCGGAAGAGGACGGCACCTTCACCCTGGGCATCACGGACCCCGCCCAGACCATGAGCGGCCGCGTGCAGTACGCCCGCTTCAAGAAGCCGGGCAAGCACATCAAGGGCGGCAAGCCGGTGGGCCGCCTGGAGAGCAGCAAGTGGGCGGGGGGCATCCCCTCCCCCTTCGACGGCGAGATCGTAGAGGTGAACCCGCTCATGGAGCAGGACCCCGGCCAGGTCAACATCGACCCCTACGGCGACGCCTGGCTGGTGCGCCTGCGCCCGGACAATCCCGACACCGCCCTGGCCAATCTGGTGACCGGGGAGCGCGCCATGGACGGCATGAAACAGTGGGTGGACCGCTACGACGTCTATTGCATGCGCTGCGCCGTCCCCGGCGCCGAGGAGGAGGGCGGCGAGTCATGA
- a CDS encoding Crp/Fnr family transcriptional regulator, with translation MSDVIAQLRQAALFRNLDDDVLAEMAECTHPRTLDRGEILFHADDPFRSFFVVNSGHIQLSRLASSGHEKVVEIIGPHETFAEAVLFMSGKRYPVDARALEPAELLEIGAEGFNHLLDTRPGLTRNLLATMSKRLHQLVQDVAALTLEDATGRVVGYLLAQTEAEGEEQPSAELHLPAKKAAIASRLGIQPETFSRVLGRLREAGAIDVEGDRIRILDARRLHEILE, from the coding sequence ATGTCCGACGTCATCGCACAGCTCCGCCAGGCGGCCCTGTTCCGCAACCTGGACGACGACGTGCTCGCCGAGATGGCGGAATGCACCCACCCGCGCACGCTCGACCGGGGGGAGATCCTCTTCCACGCCGACGACCCCTTCCGCAGCTTCTTCGTGGTGAACAGCGGCCACATCCAGCTCTCCCGGCTGGCCAGCAGCGGCCATGAGAAGGTGGTGGAGATCATCGGTCCCCACGAGACCTTCGCCGAGGCGGTGCTATTCATGTCGGGCAAGCGGTACCCGGTCGACGCCCGGGCCCTGGAGCCCGCGGAGCTGCTGGAGATCGGCGCGGAGGGGTTCAATCACCTGCTGGACACCCGCCCCGGCCTGACCCGCAACCTGCTCGCCACCATGAGCAAGCGGCTGCACCAGCTGGTCCAGGACGTGGCCGCCCTCACCCTGGAGGACGCCACCGGCCGGGTGGTGGGCTACCTCCTCGCCCAGACCGAGGCCGAGGGGGAGGAACAGCCCAGCGCGGAGCTCCACCTGCCCGCCAAGAAGGCCGCCATCGCCAGCCGGCTCGGCATCCAGCCCGAGACCTTCTCCCGGGTCCTGGGTCGGCTGCGGGAGGCCGGGGCCATCGACGTGGAGGGGGACCGCATCCGCATCCTTGATGCGCGGCGGCTCCACGAGATCCTGGAATGA
- a CDS encoding alpha/beta hydrolase yields MTETQHAHCSGGKGEFLDLAGPAGPLEACLTLPPDEPPRAAVVLCHPHPRYGGTMNNKVVVYLARALRKHGAATLRFNFRGVGTSPGQFSGGPGEVADAAAAVDAMATRFPELPLWVAGFSFGSFAGLRAAAGDARVRRLVAVAPPVAWYDFAFLEAERRPVMIVQGGVDEVVDPDTVRAFRARMERDPEWLCFPEADHFFTRQVREMTDQVAARLFGAAVSPSGELRVDADCNATHSL; encoded by the coding sequence ATGACTGAAACCCAGCATGCCCACTGCTCCGGGGGCAAGGGCGAGTTCCTCGATCTGGCCGGCCCGGCCGGGCCGCTCGAGGCGTGCCTGACCCTGCCCCCGGACGAGCCACCCCGGGCGGCGGTGGTCCTCTGCCACCCCCACCCCCGGTACGGCGGGACCATGAACAACAAGGTGGTGGTCTACCTCGCCCGGGCCCTGCGCAAGCACGGCGCCGCCACCCTGCGCTTCAACTTCCGCGGCGTGGGGACCAGTCCCGGGCAGTTCTCCGGGGGGCCGGGCGAGGTGGCCGATGCCGCCGCGGCCGTGGACGCCATGGCCACCCGCTTCCCCGAGCTGCCCCTGTGGGTGGCGGGGTTCTCCTTCGGCTCCTTTGCCGGCCTGCGCGCCGCGGCCGGGGACGCCCGGGTGCGCCGGCTGGTGGCGGTGGCGCCGCCGGTGGCCTGGTACGACTTCGCCTTCCTGGAGGCGGAGCGCCGACCGGTGATGATCGTGCAGGGCGGGGTGGACGAGGTGGTGGACCCGGACACCGTGCGCGCCTTCCGGGCCCGCATGGAGCGGGACCCCGAGTGGCTCTGCTTCCCCGAGGCCGACCATTTCTTCACCCGGCAGGTGCGGGAGATGACCGATCAGGTGGCCGCGCGCCTGTTCGGCGCGGCCGTCAGTCCCTCGGGGGAGCTCCGGGTGGACGCCGATTGCAACGCGACCCATTCCCTGTGA
- a CDS encoding (2Fe-2S) ferredoxin domain-containing protein — MRQFYYSHHIFMCLNARTDGRRSCNGDGRAAELRQHAKERVDEWGLKKPGGVRVNQAGCLGRCSEGPCMVIYPEGVWYRYQTAEDIDEILFEHVMNGEPVTRLRLDDD; from the coding sequence ATGCGTCAATTCTATTACAGTCACCATATATTCATGTGCCTCAATGCGCGCACCGATGGCCGCAGGAGCTGCAACGGCGACGGGCGGGCCGCGGAGCTGCGCCAGCACGCCAAGGAGCGGGTGGACGAATGGGGCCTGAAGAAGCCCGGCGGGGTCCGGGTGAACCAGGCGGGCTGCCTGGGGCGGTGCAGCGAGGGCCCCTGCATGGTCATCTACCCGGAGGGGGTCTGGTACCGGTACCAGACGGCGGAGGACATCGACGAGATCCTGTTCGAGCATGTGATGAACGGCGAGCCGGTAACGCGGCTGCGGTTGGACGATGACTGA
- the coq7 gene encoding 2-polyprenyl-3-methyl-6-methoxy-1,4-benzoquinone monooxygenase has translation MPSLFVETAIRQLDRALRTVAGVPDEQADNRPSPARDVPAPDAPGPGSGQARHTGRLMRVNYAGEVAAQGLYLGQSLTARTPEVADKMDRAAREEQDHLNWCTERMAAGGVPASRLNPVWLAGSVTLGAVAGLAGDRWSLGFVAETERQVMRHLQGHLAQVPDNDPRTRAVLEQMYLDERHHAEWAEESGGRRLPLPIRTGMRLSSKFLTVGSYWV, from the coding sequence ATGCCGTCGCTATTCGTAGAGACCGCCATCCGCCAGCTCGATCGCGCCCTGCGCACCGTGGCCGGCGTCCCGGACGAGCAGGCCGACAACCGGCCTTCCCCCGCCCGGGACGTCCCGGCCCCCGACGCCCCCGGCCCCGGCAGCGGCCAGGCCCGCCACACCGGCCGGCTAATGCGGGTCAACTACGCCGGCGAGGTGGCCGCCCAGGGGCTCTATCTGGGGCAGAGCCTCACCGCCCGCACCCCCGAGGTGGCCGACAAGATGGATCGCGCCGCCCGCGAGGAACAGGACCACCTCAACTGGTGCACCGAGCGCATGGCCGCCGGGGGGGTGCCGGCGAGCCGCCTTAACCCCGTGTGGCTCGCCGGCTCGGTGACCCTGGGGGCGGTGGCCGGACTGGCCGGCGACCGCTGGAGCCTGGGCTTCGTGGCCGAGACCGAACGGCAGGTCATGCGCCACCTGCAGGGCCATCTGGCCCAGGTGCCGGACAACGACCCGCGCACCCGGGCGGTGCTGGAGCAGATGTACCTGGACGAGCGCCACCACGCGGAGTGGGCCGAGGAGAGCGGCGGCCGCCGCCTGCCCCTGCCCATCCGAACCGGCATGCGCCTGAGCTCGAAGTTTTTGACCGTGGGCTCCTACTGGGTGTAG
- the phoB gene encoding phosphate regulon transcriptional regulator PhoB yields the protein MTSPFPASAGPIRILVVEDEEPIQVLVQHNLEAAGFRVEVAADAETALERMAEAPPHLAILDWMLPGMSGLDLCRHMRGEGAYRHIPVIMLTAKGEEEHRVRGLEMGADDYLPKPFSPRELTARVTNLLRRSYPELQEEVLTAGELRLFPAQHRVLYGDREIHLGPTEFRLLQFLMTHPGQVFERGQLLDRLWGPYAEVEERTVDVHIRRLRRALDPVAPRDLVQTVRGAGYRFNAS from the coding sequence ATGACCAGCCCCTTCCCCGCCAGCGCCGGCCCGATCCGGATCCTGGTCGTCGAGGACGAGGAGCCCATCCAGGTCCTCGTGCAGCACAACCTGGAGGCGGCCGGCTTCCGAGTGGAGGTGGCGGCCGACGCCGAGACCGCCCTGGAGCGCATGGCCGAGGCGCCGCCGCACCTGGCCATCCTCGACTGGATGCTGCCGGGCATGAGCGGCCTCGACCTGTGCCGGCACATGCGCGGGGAGGGGGCCTACCGCCATATCCCCGTGATCATGCTGACCGCCAAGGGGGAGGAGGAGCACCGCGTCCGGGGGCTGGAGATGGGGGCCGACGACTACCTCCCCAAGCCCTTCTCCCCCCGGGAGCTCACGGCCCGGGTCACCAACCTCCTGCGGCGGAGCTACCCCGAGCTGCAGGAGGAGGTGCTCACCGCCGGCGAGCTGCGCCTGTTTCCGGCGCAGCACCGGGTGCTCTACGGGGACCGGGAGATCCACCTCGGCCCCACGGAGTTCCGCCTCCTGCAGTTCCTCATGACCCACCCCGGCCAGGTCTTCGAGCGCGGCCAGCTCCTCGACCGCCTGTGGGGCCCCTACGCCGAGGTGGAGGAGCGCACCGTGGACGTCCACATCCGCCGCCTGCGGCGGGCCCTCGACCCGGTGGCTCCCCGCGACCTGGTGCAGACCGTGCGCGGAGCGGGCTACCGCTTCAACGCCTCCTAG
- the phoR gene encoding phosphate regulon sensor histidine kinase PhoR, which translates to MHLLPFLARAVIALGVLVATLGLLRWHAPLLALGLATIVAGGAAGWAWTRARLTALRRWLHAREGAVALPGENAWDTLESELRYYFKQRDRQLRETRRRLGQLEGLAQELPVGVALLDPQGRLVEANRKAYELLAVEPDRGHGQRLQGWLREPGLQHLFASEGPSLRQGTAPYHPDPSRTLAFTVTRKEDGTFLLVVEEITERLRLHRMREDFVANVSHELKSPLTSLRGFAETLLGDGELDPEQRDRFLRIMHEQIDRMQALVADLLTLSRLEGQPDPVPPTPVDLDRLLASLADQYAARATERGIRLDMPEPESVTGLHWYGEADALGQALANLIDNALKYTPEGGRVQVWAEERRGEVAVHVQDSGIGIDPQHLPRLTERFYRVDKGRSRAVGGTGLGLSIVKHILHHHGGRLEIDSAPGRGSTFSAVLPDHPPGGPVARPGTGGDSPV; encoded by the coding sequence ATGCACCTGCTCCCTTTCCTCGCCCGCGCGGTCATCGCCCTCGGCGTCCTGGTGGCCACCCTGGGGCTCCTGCGCTGGCACGCGCCCTTGCTCGCCCTGGGGCTGGCCACGATCGTCGCCGGGGGCGCCGCCGGCTGGGCCTGGACCCGCGCCCGGCTCACCGCCCTGCGGCGCTGGCTGCACGCCCGCGAGGGGGCGGTGGCCCTGCCGGGCGAAAACGCCTGGGACACCCTGGAAAGCGAGCTGCGCTATTACTTCAAGCAGCGCGACCGCCAGCTGCGCGAGACCCGGCGCCGCCTCGGGCAGCTGGAGGGCCTCGCCCAGGAGCTGCCCGTGGGGGTGGCCCTGCTCGACCCCCAGGGGCGCCTGGTGGAGGCCAACCGCAAGGCCTACGAGCTGCTGGCCGTGGAGCCGGACCGCGGCCACGGCCAGCGTCTCCAGGGGTGGCTCCGCGAGCCCGGCCTGCAGCACCTCTTCGCGTCGGAGGGACCCTCGCTCCGGCAGGGCACCGCCCCCTACCACCCCGACCCTTCCCGGACCCTGGCCTTCACCGTGACCCGCAAGGAGGACGGCACCTTCCTCCTGGTGGTGGAGGAGATCACCGAACGGCTGCGGCTCCACCGCATGCGGGAGGACTTCGTGGCCAACGTCTCCCACGAGCTGAAAAGCCCCCTGACCAGCCTGCGCGGCTTCGCCGAGACCCTCCTCGGCGACGGGGAGCTGGACCCGGAGCAGCGGGACCGCTTCCTGCGCATCATGCACGAGCAGATCGACCGCATGCAGGCGCTGGTGGCCGACCTGCTCACCCTGTCCCGCCTGGAGGGTCAGCCGGACCCGGTGCCGCCCACACCGGTGGACCTGGACCGGCTGCTCGCCTCCCTGGCCGACCAGTACGCCGCCCGGGCCACCGAGCGGGGGATCCGGCTGGATATGCCCGAGCCGGAGTCGGTGACCGGGCTCCACTGGTACGGGGAGGCGGACGCCCTGGGCCAGGCCCTGGCCAACCTGATCGACAACGCGCTGAAGTACACCCCGGAAGGGGGCCGGGTGCAGGTGTGGGCCGAAGAACGCCGGGGCGAGGTGGCCGTCCACGTCCAGGATTCGGGCATCGGCATCGACCCCCAGCACCTGCCCCGCCTCACCGAGCGCTTCTACCGCGTGGACAAGGGGCGCTCCCGCGCCGTGGGCGGCACGGGCCTGGGGCTCTCCATCGTCAAGCACATACTCCACCATCACGGGGGACGCCTGGAGATCGACAGCGCCCCGGGCCGGGGCTCCACCTTCTCGGCGGTGCTGCCCGACCATCCCCCGGGCGGGCCGGTCGCGCGACCGGGCACCGGCGGGGATTCCCCCGTGTAA
- a CDS encoding PstS family phosphate ABC transporter substrate-binding protein: MKKLRTLGLTAAAVLALAAGPAEARDQIRIVGSSTVFPFASYVVEEFGATTQHPTPVIESTGSGGGFKLFCAGVGMETPDITNASRRIKPSELERCRENGVEAVTEVEIGADGIVVANRTDAPRLELSREQLTRAVAAEVPKDGELVDNPYKRWDDIDPELPDAEILVYGPPSTSGTRDAFEELVMEAASEEMEGYGGGYTKIRQDGAYVPAGENDNLIVQKLNQNPDAVGIFGYSFLEENSDRVQASRIDGVAPEAEAIASGEYPVSRSLFFYVKNAHEGKVPGLAEYVELFLAEKMIGELGYLKRLGLIPLPRERREEMRQRFADREPVEVGDLE; the protein is encoded by the coding sequence ATGAAGAAGCTGCGCACCCTCGGCCTGACTGCGGCCGCCGTGCTCGCCCTCGCCGCGGGGCCGGCGGAGGCCCGCGACCAGATCCGCATCGTCGGATCCAGCACCGTGTTCCCCTTCGCCAGCTACGTGGTCGAGGAGTTCGGCGCCACCACCCAGCACCCCACCCCGGTGATCGAATCCACCGGCTCCGGCGGCGGCTTCAAGCTGTTCTGTGCCGGCGTCGGGATGGAGACCCCGGACATCACCAACGCCTCGCGACGCATCAAGCCCAGCGAGCTGGAGCGGTGCCGGGAGAACGGCGTGGAGGCCGTCACCGAGGTGGAGATCGGCGCCGACGGCATCGTGGTGGCCAACCGCACCGACGCCCCCCGCCTGGAGCTTTCCCGGGAGCAGCTCACCCGGGCCGTGGCCGCCGAGGTCCCCAAGGACGGGGAGCTGGTGGACAACCCCTATAAGCGCTGGGACGACATCGACCCCGAGCTGCCGGACGCCGAGATCCTCGTCTACGGCCCGCCCTCCACCTCGGGCACCCGGGACGCCTTCGAGGAGCTGGTGATGGAGGCGGCCTCCGAGGAGATGGAAGGCTACGGCGGGGGATACACCAAGATCCGCCAGGACGGCGCCTACGTTCCCGCCGGTGAGAACGACAACCTGATCGTGCAGAAGCTGAACCAGAACCCGGACGCCGTGGGGATCTTCGGCTACAGCTTCCTCGAGGAGAACTCCGACCGGGTCCAGGCCTCGCGGATCGACGGCGTAGCCCCCGAGGCCGAGGCCATCGCCTCGGGCGAATACCCCGTATCCCGGAGCCTGTTCTTCTATGTGAAGAACGCCCACGAGGGCAAGGTGCCCGGCCTCGCCGAGTACGTGGAGCTCTTCCTCGCCGAGAAAATGATCGGCGAGCTGGGCTACCTCAAGCGCCTCGGCCTCATCCCGCTTCCCCGGGAGCGCCGGGAGGAGATGCGCCAGCGCTTC